In Leptospira bourretii, a genomic segment contains:
- a CDS encoding ammonium transporter, with the protein MNIQLVLRPLLVCALFLLPGFLAAEGELPSPPTIDKSDTAWMLVSSAFVFFMIPGLALFYGGIVRSKNVLSTMMHSFVAIIVMTLQWTIFGYSFAFSGENPYIGNFDLAFLNGINLDSVKGSIPTYVHFLFQGMFAIITPALISGAIAERIKLSAYIVFILVWSTLVYDPVAHWVWADSGWLLKMNALDFAGGTVVHLISGIAGLAAAIVIGKRKGDSGLLTHPNNMTYTLLGSGLLWFGWFGFNAGSGLAVNGLAARAFLVTLIAPAAAGASWLLIEWLHTKKATALGAASGIVAGLVVITPASGYVGVQGALIMGALVSPLCYMAILLKGKLGYDDTLDAFGIHGAGGAFGAILTGIFALELAEGMTLGNQLTAQAISVVVTGLYSFVVSYILALVIEKTIGFRIEEDKEITGLDQEIHGEKGYDIR; encoded by the coding sequence ATGAATATACAATTGGTCTTACGGCCTTTGTTGGTATGTGCCCTTTTCCTTTTGCCTGGTTTCCTGGCGGCTGAAGGAGAACTACCATCCCCCCCTACCATCGATAAATCTGATACAGCTTGGATGTTAGTTTCTTCCGCATTTGTGTTTTTTATGATCCCTGGACTTGCCTTGTTCTACGGTGGTATCGTCCGTTCCAAAAATGTTCTATCAACCATGATGCATAGTTTCGTTGCGATCATTGTGATGACATTACAATGGACCATCTTTGGGTATAGTTTTGCATTTTCTGGAGAGAACCCGTATATTGGAAATTTCGATTTGGCATTTCTAAATGGAATCAATCTTGATTCAGTAAAAGGTTCAATCCCCACTTATGTACATTTTTTATTCCAAGGAATGTTTGCCATCATCACACCCGCACTGATCTCTGGGGCAATCGCGGAAAGAATCAAACTATCCGCTTATATAGTATTCATTCTCGTATGGTCAACATTAGTTTATGATCCAGTAGCACATTGGGTTTGGGCAGATTCGGGTTGGCTGTTAAAAATGAATGCTCTTGATTTTGCTGGAGGAACAGTCGTTCATTTGATTTCAGGGATTGCTGGACTTGCCGCTGCCATTGTCATTGGAAAAAGAAAAGGAGATTCCGGCTTATTAACCCATCCAAATAACATGACTTATACGTTACTTGGATCTGGGTTATTGTGGTTTGGATGGTTCGGATTCAATGCAGGTTCGGGTCTTGCTGTCAATGGACTTGCTGCAAGAGCATTTTTAGTGACACTCATTGCGCCAGCAGCAGCCGGAGCCAGTTGGTTACTCATTGAATGGTTACACACAAAAAAGGCAACTGCACTTGGTGCCGCTTCAGGAATTGTGGCAGGTCTTGTGGTCATCACACCTGCTTCTGGTTATGTGGGCGTCCAAGGAGCTTTAATCATGGGAGCCTTAGTGTCTCCATTATGTTATATGGCGATTTTACTCAAAGGAAAACTTGGGTATGACGATACACTCGACGCATTTGGAATTCATGGTGCAGGTGGTGCCTTCGGTGCGATTCTAACTGGAATTTTCGCACTAGAACTTGCAGAAGGAATGACTTTAGGAAACCAATTGACTGCTCAAGCAATCAGCGTGGTGGTCACAGGACTTTATTCTTTTGTTGTTTCTTATATACTTGCACTAGTAATTGAAAAAACAATCGGTTTCAGAATCGAAGAAGATAAAGAAATCACCGGACTCGACCAAGAGATTCATGGTGAAAAAGGATATGATATAAGGTAA
- a CDS encoding glutathione peroxidase, whose protein sequence is MSEEFYKIKVKRGSEEVPLEQFKDKVLLIVNTASECGFTPQYKGLQETYDRYKGKGLEVLAFPCNQFGQQEPGTDAEIKLFCERTFSTTFPIFSKLEVNGPNTDPLYQHLKKQAPGIFGSVDIKWNFTKFLIDKQGNVVKRYAPITKPEDIEKDIEKLVQA, encoded by the coding sequence ATGTCAGAAGAATTTTACAAAATTAAAGTGAAACGCGGATCCGAGGAAGTTCCTTTGGAGCAGTTCAAAGACAAAGTCCTTTTGATTGTGAATACTGCAAGTGAATGTGGTTTCACCCCTCAATACAAAGGGCTTCAAGAAACCTACGATCGTTATAAAGGAAAAGGATTGGAAGTGTTGGCGTTTCCGTGCAACCAGTTCGGACAACAAGAGCCAGGAACAGACGCAGAAATTAAGTTGTTTTGCGAAAGAACATTCTCAACTACTTTTCCAATCTTTTCTAAACTAGAAGTGAATGGGCCAAATACTGATCCACTCTACCAACATCTTAAAAAACAAGCACCAGGAATTTTTGGTTCTGTCGACATTAAATGGAATTTTACAAAGTTCTTGATCGACAAACAAGGAAATGTGGTGAAAAGATATGCACCAATTACAAAACCCGAAGATATTGAAAAGGATATCGAAAAACTTGTCCAAGCTTAA
- a CDS encoding AtpZ/AtpI family protein — MSEESEKPSGKKSEKSPMAMAGAGFEFVSSIAVFVVGGYYLDDYMKTEPLWLLVGFFLGFIFAFYSLIKRAKENE; from the coding sequence ATGAGCGAAGAATCGGAAAAACCATCGGGTAAAAAATCGGAGAAGTCACCCATGGCGATGGCAGGTGCCGGTTTTGAATTTGTATCTTCCATCGCAGTTTTTGTGGTGGGAGGATACTACCTTGATGACTATATGAAAACGGAACCACTTTGGCTCCTGGTTGGTTTTTTCCTAGGTTTTATTTTTGCTTTTTATTCTCTCATCAAACGAGCCAAAGAAAACGAATAA
- the atpB gene encoding F0F1 ATP synthase subunit A, which produces MYLRAISVENKSKYRFFLSFLLVFSLSFTNVFANDSEGHGSEEGFDFSEVMAHHLGDAPIFPLNFGGTIVTEGQPGFDAENHDVFVNHDGVKYHYVGGLDLHITKRVTMMWIACFFMFLVFIPAANLISKNPKKVHNKFTSGVEAFVSYLKENVVDASLDHHGHSYYHYIFSLFFFILFCNLFGLIPSVGELTVAASDALVAVGAVDHTPHSLHTFGEIWSGITPTGDISVTLSLASITLLTIYGTAFSYQGISFVAHAVPKGVPLPLWPLMWALEFIVTHIARSFALTMRLLANMTAGHVMILALLGFIFMSESWLIAPVSVLSSVLIYFLELLVAFLQAFIFSLLTTVFIGTVMHRH; this is translated from the coding sequence TTGTATTTGCGAGCTATTTCAGTGGAAAATAAGTCTAAATATCGGTTTTTTTTATCATTTTTATTAGTTTTTTCCCTTAGTTTTACGAATGTTTTTGCGAACGATTCGGAAGGGCACGGCTCTGAAGAGGGCTTCGATTTCAGTGAAGTCATGGCACACCACTTGGGTGATGCTCCTATCTTCCCTCTCAACTTTGGTGGCACGATTGTTACAGAAGGACAACCTGGATTCGACGCTGAAAACCATGATGTCTTTGTGAACCACGACGGTGTGAAATACCACTACGTAGGTGGACTTGACCTTCACATCACCAAACGAGTGACCATGATGTGGATTGCTTGTTTCTTTATGTTCCTCGTTTTTATCCCTGCAGCCAATTTGATTTCAAAAAACCCTAAAAAAGTTCATAACAAATTCACATCGGGTGTAGAGGCTTTTGTGAGTTACTTAAAAGAAAATGTTGTGGATGCATCCCTTGACCACCACGGCCATTCTTACTACCATTACATCTTCTCATTGTTTTTCTTTATTCTTTTCTGTAACTTGTTTGGCCTCATCCCATCTGTGGGGGAACTAACAGTTGCCGCTTCTGATGCTCTTGTGGCAGTCGGGGCAGTGGATCACACTCCACATTCTCTCCATACATTCGGAGAAATCTGGTCTGGGATCACACCAACAGGTGACATCAGTGTCACTCTATCTCTTGCATCCATTACACTACTTACAATATACGGAACGGCATTTTCTTACCAAGGGATCTCCTTTGTTGCACATGCGGTTCCTAAGGGAGTTCCACTCCCACTCTGGCCACTGATGTGGGCCTTAGAGTTTATCGTCACACATATTGCACGTTCTTTTGCGTTAACCATGAGGTTACTTGCCAACATGACTGCAGGACACGTAATGATCCTTGCCTTACTTGGGTTTATCTTTATGAGCGAAAGTTGGCTCATCGCACCTGTATCTGTTCTCAGTTCGGTGCTCATTTACTTTTTAGAACTACTTGTAGCTTTTTTACAAGCGTTCATTTTCTCACTGCTCACAACCGTGTTCATCGGAACCGTGATGCATAGACATTAA
- a CDS encoding F0F1 ATP synthase subunit B: MVILAASGFNLLKVNPGLVIWTLVTFSVVVFVLKKFAWDKILHALEERASGIQGDINKAETLRLEAEKSLKEYKDQLFKATEEAHKIVDEAKKDAVALRTRLTEEAHNEVKGIKDSAIREIELAKGRALSEMQHQIVEMSVLIAIEILEKQLKKEDYASFVEKEIAKLDKLKIK; this comes from the coding sequence TTGGTTATCCTTGCGGCTTCCGGCTTCAATTTGCTGAAAGTCAATCCGGGTCTGGTCATCTGGACCCTGGTCACTTTCTCAGTTGTTGTCTTCGTTCTTAAAAAATTTGCATGGGACAAGATCCTTCATGCTCTCGAAGAACGTGCGTCCGGCATCCAAGGCGATATCAACAAAGCGGAAACCCTTCGTCTAGAAGCAGAAAAGTCTTTAAAAGAATACAAAGACCAACTCTTCAAAGCGACGGAAGAAGCTCATAAAATTGTAGATGAAGCTAAAAAAGATGCAGTTGCTCTCCGCACCAGGTTGACGGAAGAAGCGCACAATGAAGTAAAAGGCATTAAAGATAGCGCAATTCGAGAAATCGAACTAGCGAAAGGCAGAGCTTTATCTGAAATGCAACACCAAATTGTGGAAATGTCCGTTCTCATCGCGATTGAGATCTTGGAGAAACAATTGAAGAAGGAAGACTATGCTTCCTTTGTCGAAAAAGAGATCGCAAAACTCGATAAACTTAAAATCAAATGA
- a CDS encoding aldolase — translation METSIHVLRKTLLEMKENYSFVCIKTGTETEDMGEEEISLLKTITAGILPLYVKIGGPEARNDIRICKRIGVSGISAPMVESEYALKNFIQTMKNLLTPSEYESYNKSINMETITGYRNLMDIFDSVPFQSLEQVTAARSDLSASMDKKPDDKEVTRVSKKIISEAKSRGKKTSVGGTITKTNFELIANEIEPDFINSRHVMVDTNKAMSIGATDVAECMLLFEMDLFEFFSKTFPEKGYYYRNRVEINRERIGERKVLYFIR, via the coding sequence ATGGAAACATCAATCCACGTTTTACGAAAAACCTTACTGGAGATGAAAGAAAACTACTCTTTTGTCTGCATCAAAACAGGTACGGAAACCGAGGACATGGGAGAAGAAGAAATCTCCCTATTAAAAACGATCACTGCCGGAATTTTGCCACTCTATGTCAAAATTGGTGGCCCGGAAGCAAGAAACGATATCAGAATCTGCAAAAGGATCGGAGTTTCGGGAATTTCTGCACCGATGGTGGAGTCCGAATATGCGTTAAAAAACTTCATCCAGACCATGAAGAATCTCCTCACACCTTCGGAATACGAATCTTATAATAAATCAATTAACATGGAAACCATCACAGGATACAGAAACTTGATGGATATCTTTGATTCAGTTCCATTTCAAAGTTTAGAGCAAGTAACGGCCGCTAGGTCAGACTTAAGTGCTTCTATGGATAAAAAACCAGATGACAAAGAAGTCACTCGTGTTTCCAAAAAAATCATTTCAGAAGCTAAGAGTAGAGGGAAAAAAACTTCTGTTGGCGGAACCATTACCAAAACAAATTTTGAACTGATAGCCAATGAAATTGAACCTGACTTTATCAACTCACGTCATGTGATGGTAGATACAAATAAAGCAATGTCGATTGGCGCGACGGATGTAGCAGAATGTATGTTGTTATTCGAAATGGATTTATTTGAATTTTTCTCTAAAACATTTCCTGAAAAAGGATATTATTACCGCAACCGAGTGGAAATCAACAGAGAGCGGATCGGCGAAAGAAAGGTATTGTACTTTATTCGTTAA
- a CDS encoding P-II family nitrogen regulator has protein sequence MKLVVAIIQPHKLEEVKNELTKNEIYRLTVSDVQGYGQQKGKTEVFRGHEYQVNLLRKVRLEIAVNDEFVKPTVDAILKAAKTGPEGKIGDGKIFVMPLEEVIRIRSGERGNKAI, from the coding sequence ATGAAATTAGTAGTCGCAATCATCCAACCACATAAGTTAGAAGAAGTAAAAAACGAACTTACTAAAAACGAAATCTATCGTTTGACCGTGAGTGACGTACAAGGGTATGGCCAACAAAAAGGGAAAACAGAAGTTTTCCGTGGTCATGAATACCAAGTGAACCTTCTTAGAAAAGTGCGATTAGAAATCGCAGTTAACGATGAGTTTGTCAAACCCACTGTGGATGCCATTTTAAAAGCGGCAAAAACAGGCCCAGAAGGTAAAATTGGAGATGGAAAAATTTTTGTGATGCCACTTGAAGAAGTGATTCGCATTCGAAGCGGAGAACGCGGAAACAAAGCCATCTAA
- a CDS encoding thiamine pyrophosphate-dependent enzyme, translating to MSEQITVSQYIIRFLESKGITWIPGVPGGTILPLYESLAGSSIEHVLARHEQGAGFIAQGRARSTGEVSAVFVSSGPGVANLITAVADAQRDSVPLLIFSGQVPLGLMGTDAFQELPTVKIVSSLVKKVYLVEEPNQITEILEEAFLLCGEGKKGPVWIDLPKDIQTQKINLPENNIPFGGSSHLDFLEQVSKADPLSFESLDIFLDEFKSLLENSHFPLLYIGGGAKKEYLRLREFVSRFQIPAVTTLMGLGIFEKDDPMNLGMMGMHGTVAANEILGVCDLLIAIGVRFDDRATGAIEKFCNQAKIIHIDIDAREIGKNKSVTLSLQKDISGVLPFLLEEDFQVQNKESLLQVETWKQIPEEHSMKSILLDFASVLPSGEHFILTDVGQHQMWVAQYFPFHQPMSWITSGGQGTMGFGLPTAIGVALSHRDSHVYCFTGDGSIMMNLQELSTLREQNLNVKIILINNEHLGLVKQQQDLFYGSLYSGSKFHFHPDFSMLCDSFEIGYCEWDWRSGVQGLETVLEKKGPALVEVRVPSSWGVYPFVPGGKSNQEYILGQVTT from the coding sequence ATGTCGGAACAAATCACCGTAAGTCAATACATCATACGTTTTTTAGAATCAAAAGGTATCACATGGATTCCAGGAGTTCCTGGAGGAACCATCTTGCCATTATACGAAAGTTTGGCGGGGTCAAGCATTGAACATGTGTTAGCAAGACATGAGCAAGGTGCTGGATTTATCGCACAAGGTAGGGCAAGGAGTACGGGAGAAGTGAGTGCCGTATTTGTTTCCTCTGGACCTGGTGTGGCCAATCTCATCACAGCCGTTGCCGATGCGCAAAGGGATTCTGTTCCCTTGCTAATTTTTTCGGGACAAGTTCCATTAGGGTTAATGGGAACCGATGCTTTCCAAGAATTACCAACAGTAAAGATTGTTTCATCACTCGTGAAAAAGGTTTATTTGGTAGAAGAACCAAATCAAATTACTGAAATTTTAGAGGAAGCATTCTTGTTATGCGGGGAAGGGAAAAAAGGCCCAGTTTGGATTGATTTACCCAAAGATATACAAACTCAAAAGATTAACTTACCTGAAAATAACATTCCTTTTGGTGGATCATCTCATTTGGATTTTTTGGAACAGGTAAGTAAGGCAGATCCTTTGTCTTTTGAAAGTTTGGATATTTTTCTAGATGAGTTCAAATCGTTACTAGAGAATTCTCATTTCCCCTTACTCTATATAGGTGGTGGTGCTAAAAAAGAATATTTGCGTTTAAGAGAATTTGTTTCTCGTTTTCAAATTCCTGCTGTGACCACTCTTATGGGACTTGGGATTTTTGAAAAAGACGATCCGATGAATTTAGGAATGATGGGGATGCATGGAACTGTTGCCGCCAATGAAATACTGGGTGTTTGTGATCTCTTGATTGCCATAGGAGTTCGTTTTGATGATCGTGCGACAGGTGCCATAGAAAAGTTTTGTAACCAAGCAAAAATCATTCATATAGATATTGATGCCCGTGAAATTGGCAAAAATAAATCTGTAACTTTAAGTTTACAAAAAGATATTTCAGGGGTTCTCCCTTTTTTATTAGAAGAGGATTTTCAGGTCCAAAACAAGGAATCATTGTTGCAGGTTGAAACTTGGAAACAAATCCCAGAAGAACATTCGATGAAATCTATCCTTTTGGATTTTGCTTCAGTTTTGCCTAGTGGCGAACATTTTATCCTAACGGATGTAGGCCAACACCAGATGTGGGTGGCACAATATTTTCCATTTCATCAACCTATGTCTTGGATCACTTCTGGTGGACAAGGAACTATGGGATTTGGTCTTCCAACTGCCATTGGAGTAGCTTTAAGCCATCGGGATTCTCATGTGTATTGTTTTACAGGTGATGGTTCGATTATGATGAACTTACAAGAGTTGTCTACACTCAGAGAACAGAATCTTAATGTAAAGATCATTCTAATCAACAATGAACATTTGGGGTTAGTGAAACAACAACAAGACTTGTTTTATGGAAGTTTGTATTCTGGTTCTAAATTTCATTTCCATCCCGATTTTTCGATGTTATGTGATTCATTCGAAATTGGGTATTGTGAATGGGATTGGAGATCGGGAGTTCAGGGCTTAGAAACAGTTTTAGAAAAGAAAGGCCCGGCTTTGGTTGAAGTAAGAGTCCCTTCTAGTTGGGGAGTGTATCCATTCGTTCCTGGTGGGAAGTCCAATCAGGAATACATCCTCGGCCAAGTAACAACCTGA
- the atpE gene encoding ATP synthase F0 subunit C: MEFGLGYIAVGLAAGLALLGAGIGIGRIGGSVAESISRQPEAAGKIQLVLYVAAGMIEGAALFAVVIALLIALKLNGSIDKTIGAGATKVEQGQ; the protein is encoded by the coding sequence ATGGAATTCGGTTTAGGATACATCGCAGTAGGACTCGCAGCAGGACTTGCATTACTTGGTGCAGGAATCGGTATTGGTAGAATTGGTGGATCAGTGGCAGAAAGCATTAGCCGCCAACCAGAAGCAGCGGGAAAGATCCAACTCGTTCTTTACGTAGCAGCAGGTATGATTGAAGGTGCAGCACTTTTCGCAGTGGTAATCGCTCTTCTTATCGCGCTCAAACTCAATGGCTCAATTGACAAAACAATTGGTGCTGGTGCCACTAAAGTAGAACAAGGACAATAG
- a CDS encoding MarR family winged helix-turn-helix transcriptional regulator — MSKLKNPTDEVLLLKNQICFSLYSSMHRLMKIYRPLLGELGLTYPQYLVMLVLWEEEKMTVSGLGERLQLDSGTLTPLLKRLEQSGFVERKRSSEDERVVYVSLTKNGKHLREKAKAIPEQIFCLSGIEENQAIQLKAILDELGQA, encoded by the coding sequence TTGTCCAAGCTTAAGAATCCCACAGATGAGGTTCTTCTTTTGAAGAACCAAATTTGTTTTTCTTTATATTCTTCCATGCACCGTTTGATGAAGATTTATCGTCCGTTACTTGGCGAGTTGGGATTAACTTATCCACAATACCTGGTGATGTTGGTGCTTTGGGAAGAAGAGAAAATGACTGTGAGTGGACTTGGAGAACGTCTACAGTTGGACTCTGGAACATTAACTCCTTTGTTAAAGAGATTAGAACAAAGTGGGTTTGTAGAGCGTAAGAGAAGTTCTGAAGATGAACGAGTTGTTTATGTGTCTCTTACAAAAAATGGAAAACATTTACGCGAAAAGGCAAAGGCTATACCTGAACAGATTTTTTGTTTGTCAGGGATTGAAGAAAACCAAGCAATTCAACTGAAAGCAATTTTAGACGAACTCGGCCAAGCTTGA
- the lepB gene encoding signal peptidase I: MGIFSTIFQSKPKQDSKEPPKEGAAASGISFGIIVVLVFAFKSSILDANNIPSGSMIPTLKIGDFLFVNKMRYSFRMPFTEKELFRIDDPKRGDIVTFIPPATALAQEESRTGIFAKRFVKRVVGLPGDTIRITRKYIDTKDRGRVHFALIEYKEKGSEEFRSYEPKEVPIGKELSDLDNLEATQRALFKEVKPGFEHFILEGFEDDRRAHIFEYCDFLHGCQIPEGQYMVMGDNRDDSHDSRAWGFVKREDILGKALIIYFSIDWKDSTCEYKDGQELAEKGPEIAERYEGEKLENRCHYTEIFSSHNTRYRDDESRFGWIERTIRYRLWRLSVRWDRIGRILQ; this comes from the coding sequence ATGGGAATATTCTCCACCATCTTCCAATCCAAACCAAAACAAGATTCTAAGGAACCGCCAAAAGAAGGGGCTGCTGCCTCAGGGATTTCTTTCGGAATCATTGTGGTTCTTGTATTTGCTTTCAAATCATCTATATTAGATGCTAATAATATTCCTTCCGGTTCGATGATTCCGACACTCAAAATTGGGGACTTTTTGTTTGTGAATAAAATGCGTTATTCCTTTCGAATGCCTTTTACGGAGAAGGAACTCTTTCGTATTGATGATCCCAAACGTGGGGACATTGTTACTTTTATTCCACCGGCAACGGCACTTGCCCAAGAAGAATCAAGGACTGGAATCTTTGCAAAACGTTTTGTCAAACGAGTTGTAGGATTACCCGGCGATACAATCAGAATCACCCGTAAATACATTGATACAAAAGATAGAGGACGAGTACACTTTGCACTCATCGAATACAAAGAAAAAGGTTCCGAAGAGTTTCGATCTTACGAACCAAAGGAAGTTCCGATTGGAAAAGAACTTTCTGATTTGGATAATTTAGAAGCCACACAAAGAGCACTCTTCAAAGAAGTCAAACCAGGGTTTGAACATTTTATTTTGGAGGGATTTGAGGATGATCGCCGTGCCCATATCTTTGAATATTGTGATTTTTTACATGGTTGTCAAATTCCAGAAGGCCAGTATATGGTGATGGGGGACAACCGAGATGACTCTCACGATTCACGTGCTTGGGGATTTGTAAAACGAGAAGATATTTTAGGTAAGGCACTCATTATTTATTTCTCCATCGATTGGAAAGATTCCACATGTGAATACAAAGATGGACAGGAACTTGCTGAGAAAGGACCTGAAATTGCAGAAAGATATGAAGGGGAAAAACTAGAAAACCGTTGTCATTATACAGAAATCTTTTCTTCACATAATACTCGTTATAGAGATGATGAGTCTCGGTTCGGATGGATTGAGCGGACCATTCGTTACCGATTGTGGAGACTTAGTGTTAGGTGGGATCGCATTGGTCGTATCCTCCAATGA
- a CDS encoding DUF2079 domain-containing protein has product MVYLFFLFSLVSPFLFISPKNFHAPFQKGVFLFLFFLTILNFWKEKKSKSETKPNHSTTNIGLLSDKQITILPYLLFASCVFFLITSTYHAFHLTKSLADAFLFQDADYIGISDILLSISNGEGFTSGYYSESGEGSYLHHHFAPGMLVLTPFISWIPNKLGLALGVFFVYQLATILWILWAYQISKHHLKEKGTKFLTFWVLLTNQLYLYRIGSSFHFEVLVLVFGLFFFYVWEQREKIQNAPFLSPWIYYNVLALSIILYLSQKEDIGIYLLLFFLPTVFGISYKLWKKKKNENRDAQQPSGSPTDHSQEKATIRSLTLVFSIVFVWFGFVFFIYPVFGDRSESITWTKVLTQEYHSAFKQVTGFKKTLDIFLEIAISGGLGIFQMVPEVIGIGLIYATHIFSSRPWHHEVYTYYSYSLVPFLLYSGILWIQSEKKINLSFAFLILTCLFWKNSLDQNYPLNTKIVSPWKNPTIQKEIHSDLKDINLILLSSHKEAILGEPKEKQNPKYPNEPLDLKENSNRIFVFAQYNLSFYITDKKTTYPLEQIKNSSSICKKANVCYVVIAEEFTDEILWPKSRILEYKKELENQKGVFVWRGKQIEVWKLPQRN; this is encoded by the coding sequence GTGGTTTATTTATTTTTTTTATTCAGTTTAGTTTCTCCTTTTCTCTTTATTTCTCCTAAAAACTTTCATGCCCCCTTCCAAAAGGGGGTATTTCTTTTTTTGTTTTTCCTAACCATCTTAAACTTTTGGAAAGAAAAAAAATCAAAATCTGAGACAAAGCCGAATCATAGTACAACAAACATTGGTTTGTTATCTGATAAACAGATAACAATTCTCCCCTATTTACTTTTTGCCAGTTGTGTTTTCTTTTTAATCACAAGCACCTACCATGCGTTCCATTTAACAAAGTCACTAGCCGATGCTTTTTTGTTTCAAGATGCGGATTATATTGGCATTTCGGATATCCTTCTCTCTATTTCTAATGGAGAAGGATTCACCAGCGGCTACTATTCTGAATCGGGTGAAGGGAGTTACCTCCACCACCACTTCGCACCAGGAATGTTGGTTCTAACACCTTTTATCAGTTGGATTCCAAATAAGTTGGGACTTGCTTTAGGAGTTTTTTTTGTTTATCAACTTGCTACCATTCTCTGGATCCTTTGGGCCTACCAAATTTCCAAACACCATTTAAAAGAGAAGGGAACCAAATTTCTAACTTTTTGGGTTCTTTTGACAAACCAATTGTATTTGTATCGGATAGGTTCTAGTTTCCATTTTGAAGTGCTTGTTTTAGTTTTTGGACTTTTCTTTTTTTATGTTTGGGAGCAAAGAGAAAAGATACAAAATGCTCCATTCCTTTCCCCTTGGATCTACTATAACGTTTTAGCTTTATCTATCATTCTCTATCTCTCGCAAAAAGAGGATATTGGCATTTACCTTCTTCTATTTTTTCTACCGACTGTTTTCGGAATTTCATATAAACTTTGGAAAAAGAAAAAGAATGAAAATAGAGATGCGCAACAGCCTAGTGGATCGCCTACAGACCACTCTCAAGAAAAAGCGACCATCCGATCACTAACACTTGTTTTCAGTATTGTATTTGTATGGTTTGGATTTGTTTTTTTCATATATCCAGTGTTTGGTGATAGATCAGAATCCATAACTTGGACTAAGGTTTTAACACAAGAATACCATTCCGCCTTCAAACAGGTCACAGGTTTCAAAAAGACATTGGATATTTTTCTAGAAATTGCCATCAGCGGGGGACTCGGAATCTTTCAGATGGTACCCGAAGTCATAGGAATCGGGTTAATATACGCTACACATATATTTTCCTCAAGGCCTTGGCACCATGAGGTTTATACGTATTACAGTTATTCGCTTGTTCCATTTTTACTTTATAGCGGAATTCTATGGATCCAATCAGAGAAAAAAATAAACCTTTCCTTTGCCTTCCTGATCCTTACTTGTCTCTTTTGGAAAAACTCACTCGATCAAAATTATCCATTGAATACCAAAATCGTAAGTCCTTGGAAAAACCCTACGATCCAAAAGGAAATCCATTCAGATCTGAAAGATATAAATTTGATTCTTCTCTCCAGTCATAAGGAAGCAATTTTGGGAGAGCCAAAAGAGAAACAAAATCCCAAATACCCGAATGAACCTTTGGATCTCAAAGAAAACTCAAACCGAATATTTGTATTCGCACAGTATAACCTTTCCTTCTATATCACTGACAAAAAAACAACCTATCCGTTAGAACAAATCAAAAACTCCTCCTCCATTTGTAAAAAGGCGAATGTTTGTTATGTGGTAATAGCAGAGGAGTTTACTGATGAAATTCTCTGGCCGAAATCCAGAATTTTGGAATATAAAAAAGAATTAGAAAACCAAAAGGGAGTTTTCGTTTGGAGAGGAAAACAAATTGAAGTTTGGAAGTTACCTCAAAGGAACTAG